One window of the Gottschalkia purinilytica genome contains the following:
- the rpsG gene encoding 30S ribosomal protein S7 — MPRKGHVPKRSVMPDPIYKDKVITKLVNQIMLDGKKGKAQKIVYGALDYVKEQTGEEPIEVFYRALNNIMPVLEVKARRVGGATYQVPIEVRPDRRETIGLRWLVDYSRKRGERTMVQKLAKELLDAANNTGASVKKKEDTHKMAEANKAFAHYRW, encoded by the coding sequence GTGCCAAGAAAAGGACATGTGCCAAAAAGAAGTGTTATGCCTGATCCGATTTATAAAGATAAGGTTATAACTAAGTTAGTAAATCAAATAATGTTAGATGGTAAAAAAGGTAAAGCTCAAAAAATAGTATATGGTGCACTTGATTATGTAAAAGAGCAAACTGGAGAAGAGCCTATAGAAGTATTCTACAGAGCTTTAAATAACATAATGCCTGTATTAGAGGTTAAAGCAAGACGTGTTGGTGGAGCAACTTATCAAGTACCTATAGAAGTAAGACCAGATAGAAGAGAAACTATAGGATTAAGATGGCTTGTTGACTACTCTAGAAAAAGAGGAGAAAGAACTATGGTTCAAAAACTAGCTAAAGAACTTTTAGATGCTGCTAACAATACAGGAGCAAGTGTTAAAAAGAAAGAAGATACTCATAAAATGGCAGAGGCTAATAAAGCTTTCGCACATTACAGATGGTAA
- the rplL gene encoding 50S ribosomal protein L7/L12 yields MASEKVLSLIEEVKNLTVLELSELVKALEEEFGVSAAAPVAVAAAGGAAPAAGGAAEEKTEFDVVLASAGGEKIKVIKVVREITGLGLKEAKELVDNAPKALKEGVSKEEAEEMKAKLSEVGATVEVK; encoded by the coding sequence ATGGCAAGCGAAAAAGTATTAAGTTTAATAGAAGAGGTTAAAAATCTTACTGTATTAGAATTATCAGAATTAGTTAAAGCATTAGAAGAAGAATTTGGAGTAAGCGCTGCGGCTCCTGTAGCAGTAGCAGCAGCAGGTGGAGCAGCACCAGCAGCAGGTGGAGCAGCTGAAGAAAAAACTGAATTTGATGTAGTTTTAGCTAGCGCTGGTGGAGAAAAAATAAAAGTTATCAAAGTAGTTAGAGAAATAACTGGATTAGGATTAAAAGAAGCTAAAGAATTAGTAGATAATGCTCCAAAAGCATTAAAAGAAGGAGTTTCAAAAGAAGAAGCTGAAGAAATGAAAGCTAAATTATCAGAAGTTGGAGCTACAGTAGAAGTAAAATAA
- the rplJ gene encoding 50S ribosomal protein L10, translating to MSSSLELKKQVVDEIKEKITGSQSVVLVDYRGLSVEEITDLRKKYREAGVDYKVYKNTLMRLAFKDAGLEDFNQYLTGPNAVAFSNDPVAPAKITSEFSKDHKDLEIKAGIVDGKLIDLDEIKELAELPSREVLVAKALGGLNAPITGFVNVLQGNIRNLVYALNAIKDKQEA from the coding sequence ATGAGCTCATCATTAGAATTAAAAAAACAGGTTGTTGACGAAATTAAAGAAAAGATCACTGGATCTCAATCTGTTGTACTTGTTGACTATAGAGGATTAAGTGTTGAAGAAATAACTGATCTTAGAAAGAAATATAGAGAAGCTGGTGTAGATTATAAAGTTTATAAAAATACATTAATGAGACTTGCGTTTAAAGATGCTGGATTAGAAGACTTTAATCAATATCTTACAGGTCCAAATGCTGTAGCTTTTAGTAATGATCCAGTTGCTCCAGCTAAAATTACAAGTGAGTTTTCTAAAGATCATAAAGACTTAGAAATTAAAGCTGGTATAGTTGATGGTAAGTTAATTGATTTAGATGAAATCAAAGAACTTGCAGAGTTACCTTCAAGAGAAGTACTTGTTGCCAAAGCTCTTGGTGGCTTAAATGCTCCAATTACAGGATTTGTTAACGTACTTCAAGGTAATATTAGAAATCTTGTATATGCTTTAAATGCTATTAAAGATAAGCAAGAAGCTTAA
- the rpsL gene encoding 30S ribosomal protein S12 produces the protein MPTISQLVKKGREKVTSKSKSAHLGINYNSLKKKVTKINAPQKRGVCTAVKTVTPKKPNSALRKIARVRLTNGLEVSAYIPGIGHNLQEHSVVLIRGGRVKDLPGVRYHIVRGTLDTAGVDKRMQSRSKYGAKKPKK, from the coding sequence ATGCCAACAATTAGCCAATTAGTAAAAAAAGGAAGAGAAAAAGTTACTTCTAAGTCTAAATCTGCACACTTAGGTATTAACTATAACTCATTAAAGAAAAAAGTTACAAAAATAAATGCACCACAAAAAAGAGGTGTTTGTACAGCTGTTAAAACTGTAACTCCTAAAAAACCTAACTCAGCTTTAAGAAAAATTGCCAGAGTTAGACTTACAAATGGGTTAGAAGTTAGTGCTTATATCCCAGGTATAGGACACAACTTACAAGAGCATAGTGTTGTTCTTATAAGAGGTGGTAGAGTAAAAGACTTACCAGGGGTTAGATACCATATTGTAAGAGGAACTTTAGATACAGCAGGTGTAGATAAGAGAATGCAATCAAGATCTAAATATGGTGCTAAAAAACCTAAGAAATAA
- the rpoB gene encoding DNA-directed RNA polymerase subunit beta — protein sequence MVHPVSVGKRVRMSYSRIDEVLELPDLIEVQKRSYEWFIKEGLKEVFEDISPIKDYTGNLILEFVDYSLGEESKYDEEESKERDVNYAAPLKVKIRLINKETGEVKEQEVFMGDLPLMTDKGTFIINGAERVIVSQLVRSPSVYFSQEIDKMGKRLYSSTVIPNRGAWLEYETDSNDIVYVRVDRTRKLPITILLRSLGYGSNSSIVELLGESEQLLKTLEKDSTKTEEEALLEIYKRLRPGEPPTIDSARTLFESLFFDPKRYDLAKVGRYKFNKKLSLYNRIMNRRSADTIIDPNTGEILVEKEAKISRDKALEIEAAGINEVSILTDDNKVVKVLGNHFVDIKAFNLPFSIEDLGLKEKVYYPVMKKLIDEYSNPDDLKDAIKENIRELSPKHITIPDIVASVNYEFNLFFGVGIIDDIDHLGNRRLRSVGELLQNQFRIGLSRMERVVRERMTIQDIDVVTPQTLINIRPVTSSIKEFFGSSQLSQFMDQTNPLAELTNKRRMSALGPGGLSRDRAGFEVRDVHHSHYGRMCPIETPEGPNIGLITSLTTYARINDYGFIEVPFRKVDKENYKATYEIEYLTADVEDELIVAQSNEPLDEEGRFINKRLIARAKNGAIDVVPRTEIDYMDVSPKQIVSVGTAMIPFLENDDANRALMGANMQRQAVPLLKTEAPIVGTGIEYRAAKDSGAVVVSKHSGVVTKVTADEILVKRDENGQVDKYKLLKFKRSNQGTCVNQRPIVSKNEKIEKGQVIADGPSTDQGEIALGKNLLIAFMTWEGYNYEDAILINERLVKEDVLTSVHIEEYESEARDTKLGPEEITRDIPNVGEESLKDLDERGIIRIGAEVGANDILVGKVTPKGETELTAEERLLRAIFGEKAREVRDTSLRVPHGETGIIVDVRVFTRENGDELTPGVNQLVRVYIATKRKINVGDKMCGRHGNKGVVSRILPEEDMPFLPDGTSLDIVLNPLGVPSRMNIGQVLEVHLGLAAKKAGWMIATPVFDGANEDDIKDALKDVGLPESGKIWLRDGRSGATFDNPVTVGYMYMLKLHHLVDDKIHARSTGPYSLVTQQPLGGKAQFGGQRFGEMEVWALEAYGAAHTLQEILTVKSDDVVGRVKTYEAIVKGENIPEPGIPESFKVLIKELQSLSLDVKVLTEEDDEIEIKESVEDEINELTIGFEAEEMEVQYDPNEEDNQNESINSDTSDTENDDYDVDIDNFDEDSINFDEEDVVFEEDLFEDDFDEE from the coding sequence ATGGTGCATCCTGTTTCAGTAGGCAAACGGGTTCGTATGAGTTATTCTAGGATTGATGAAGTATTGGAATTACCAGACTTAATTGAGGTACAAAAAAGGTCATATGAATGGTTTATTAAAGAAGGACTGAAAGAAGTTTTTGAGGATATTTCTCCTATAAAAGATTATACAGGAAACCTAATTTTAGAGTTTGTAGATTATTCACTTGGTGAAGAATCAAAGTATGATGAAGAAGAATCAAAAGAAAGAGATGTAAATTATGCAGCACCATTAAAAGTAAAAATTAGGTTAATAAATAAAGAGACAGGAGAAGTAAAAGAGCAAGAAGTGTTTATGGGTGATCTGCCTTTAATGACTGATAAAGGTACATTCATAATTAACGGTGCCGAGAGAGTTATAGTAAGCCAACTTGTAAGATCACCTAGTGTTTATTTTTCACAAGAAATAGATAAGATGGGTAAAAGACTATATTCTTCAACTGTTATTCCAAATAGAGGTGCTTGGTTAGAGTACGAAACGGATTCAAATGATATAGTATATGTTAGAGTAGATAGAACAAGAAAATTACCTATTACAATATTACTTAGATCACTAGGATATGGCTCAAATTCATCTATAGTAGAACTTTTAGGCGAAAGTGAACAACTTTTAAAAACATTAGAAAAAGATAGCACTAAAACAGAAGAAGAAGCATTATTAGAGATATATAAAAGACTTAGACCAGGAGAGCCACCTACTATAGATAGTGCAAGAACTTTATTTGAATCGCTCTTCTTTGATCCTAAAAGATATGATTTAGCTAAAGTAGGAAGATATAAATTTAATAAAAAGCTTTCATTATATAACAGAATAATGAATAGAAGATCGGCTGATACGATAATTGATCCAAACACTGGAGAGATACTAGTAGAAAAAGAGGCAAAAATATCTAGAGATAAGGCATTAGAAATTGAGGCTGCTGGAATTAATGAAGTGAGTATTCTAACTGATGACAACAAAGTAGTTAAAGTATTAGGAAATCACTTTGTTGATATTAAAGCTTTTAATTTACCTTTTTCTATAGAAGATTTAGGATTAAAAGAGAAAGTTTATTATCCTGTAATGAAAAAGTTAATAGATGAATATAGCAATCCAGATGACCTTAAAGATGCTATAAAAGAAAATATTAGAGAGCTTTCTCCAAAACATATAACAATCCCTGATATAGTTGCGTCTGTTAACTACGAATTTAATCTATTTTTTGGTGTAGGAATTATAGATGATATAGATCATCTTGGAAATAGAAGACTACGTTCTGTTGGAGAGCTTTTACAGAATCAATTTAGAATAGGTCTATCAAGAATGGAAAGAGTGGTCAGAGAAAGAATGACTATTCAGGATATAGATGTTGTAACTCCACAAACATTAATAAATATTAGACCAGTTACATCATCTATAAAAGAATTTTTTGGTAGTAGCCAGTTATCTCAATTTATGGACCAAACAAACCCGTTAGCTGAATTAACTAATAAAAGAAGAATGTCGGCTTTAGGACCTGGTGGACTTAGTAGAGACAGAGCTGGATTTGAGGTTAGGGACGTTCATCATTCGCATTATGGAAGAATGTGTCCTATAGAAACACCAGAGGGGCCAAATATCGGACTTATTACTTCTTTAACTACTTATGCTAGAATAAATGATTACGGATTTATAGAAGTTCCTTTTAGAAAGGTAGATAAAGAAAATTACAAAGCTACGTATGAAATTGAATATTTAACTGCTGACGTTGAAGATGAGCTGATAGTAGCTCAGTCTAATGAACCTTTAGACGAAGAAGGAAGATTCATAAACAAAAGACTTATTGCAAGGGCTAAAAATGGGGCTATTGATGTTGTTCCAAGAACAGAAATAGACTATATGGACGTATCACCTAAGCAAATAGTTTCTGTTGGTACGGCTATGATACCATTCTTGGAGAATGACGATGCCAATAGAGCGTTGATGGGTGCTAACATGCAACGTCAGGCTGTGCCTTTATTAAAAACAGAAGCACCTATAGTAGGAACTGGTATAGAATATAGAGCTGCTAAAGATTCAGGTGCTGTAGTGGTATCTAAGCATAGTGGTGTTGTTACCAAGGTAACTGCTGATGAGATACTTGTAAAGAGGGACGAGAATGGTCAAGTAGATAAATATAAATTACTTAAATTTAAACGTTCGAACCAAGGTACTTGTGTAAACCAAAGACCTATAGTATCTAAAAACGAAAAGATAGAAAAAGGTCAGGTTATTGCAGATGGGCCTTCAACTGATCAAGGTGAAATAGCTCTTGGAAAGAACTTATTAATAGCATTCATGACTTGGGAAGGGTACAACTATGAAGATGCTATATTAATAAATGAGAGACTTGTAAAAGAAGATGTGCTTACTTCTGTTCACATAGAAGAGTACGAATCTGAAGCAAGGGATACTAAACTTGGACCAGAAGAAATTACTAGAGATATTCCTAATGTAGGGGAAGAATCGTTAAAAGACTTAGATGAAAGAGGTATCATTAGGATTGGAGCAGAAGTAGGAGCTAATGATATATTAGTTGGTAAGGTAACTCCAAAAGGAGAAACTGAGTTAACGGCAGAAGAAAGACTTCTAAGAGCTATATTTGGTGAAAAGGCCAGAGAAGTTAGAGATACTTCATTAAGAGTACCTCATGGTGAAACTGGTATAATAGTTGATGTAAGAGTATTTACTAGAGAAAATGGAGACGAACTTACACCAGGAGTTAACCAATTAGTAAGAGTATATATAGCAACTAAACGTAAAATAAACGTTGGAGATAAAATGTGTGGTCGACATGGTAATAAGGGTGTCGTTTCAAGAATACTTCCTGAAGAAGATATGCCTTTCTTACCAGATGGAACCTCACTAGATATTGTGTTAAATCCACTAGGGGTTCCTTCTCGTATGAACATCGGTCAGGTTCTTGAGGTTCACTTAGGGCTAGCTGCTAAGAAAGCTGGTTGGATGATAGCTACTCCTGTATTTGATGGAGCTAATGAAGATGATATAAAAGATGCACTTAAAGATGTAGGCCTACCAGAGAGTGGTAAGATATGGCTAAGAGATGGAAGAAGCGGAGCAACATTTGATAATCCAGTTACAGTTGGATATATGTATATGCTTAAACTGCATCATCTTGTTGATGATAAAATACATGCTAGATCTACAGGTCCATATTCATTAGTTACTCAACAACCACTAGGCGGTAAAGCTCAGTTTGGTGGTCAAAGATTTGGAGAAATGGAGGTTTGGGCGTTAGAAGCATATGGAGCTGCCCATACTCTTCAAGAAATCTTAACTGTTAAGTCAGATGATGTCGTAGGTCGTGTTAAAACTTATGAGGCTATAGTTAAAGGAGAGAATATTCCAGAACCAGGAATACCTGAATCCTTCAAAGTATTGATAAAAGAGTTACAAAGTTTATCATTAGATGTTAAGGTTCTTACAGAAGAAGATGATGAAATAGAAATCAAAGAATCTGTAGAAGATGAAATAAATGAATTAACTATAGGATTTGAAGCGGAAGAAATGGAAGTACAGTATGATCCTAACGAAGAAGATAATCAAAATGAATCAATTAATAGTGATACAAGTGATACAGAAAATGATGATTATGATGTAGATATTGATAATTTTGATGAAGATAGTATAAACTTCGATGAAGAAGATGTAGTTTTTGAAGAGGATCTATTTGAAGATGACTTTGATGAAGAATAA
- a CDS encoding ribosomal L7Ae/L30e/S12e/Gadd45 family protein, whose translation MLQSLKEAKKVVGTKQAKRAIINDEVEVLFVAKDAESRVVNGLVDLCKEKSIEIVYVDSMKELGKACGIDVSAASAAILK comes from the coding sequence GTGTTACAGAGTCTTAAAGAAGCCAAAAAGGTAGTAGGTACTAAACAGGCCAAAAGAGCAATAATTAATGATGAAGTAGAAGTCTTATTTGTTGCTAAAGATGCAGAGTCTAGAGTAGTTAATGGCTTAGTTGACTTATGTAAAGAAAAATCTATAGAGATTGTATATGTAGACAGCATGAAAGAATTAGGAAAGGCCTGTGGAATTGATGTTAGCGCAGCTTCTGCTGCTATACTAAAATAA
- the rpoC gene encoding DNA-directed RNA polymerase subunit beta' gives MFELDNFDSIRISLASPEKIRQWSNGEVKKPETINYRTLKPEKEGLFCEKIFGPTKDWECHCGKYKRVRYKGVVCDRCGVEVTKAKVRRERMGHIELAAPVSHIWYFKGIPSRMGLILDMSPRALEKVLYFASYIVVDTGDTPLSEKQLLSEREYREAVDKYGKKFKASMGAEAVKDLLAKIDLDREAKELRLQLKDSSGQKKIRIIRRLEVVEAFRQSKNRPDWMVLDVIPVIPPDLRPMVQLDGGRFATSDLNDLYRRVINRNNRLKRLLDLGAPDIIVRNEKRMLQEAVDALIDNGRRGRPVTGPGNRPLKSLSDMLKGKQGRFRQNLLGKRVDYSGRSVIVVGPELKFYQCGLPKKMALELFKPFVMKRLVNEGYAHNIKSAKRMVEKVKPVVWDVLESVIKEHPVLLNRAPTLHRLGIQAFEPILVEGKAIKLHPLVCTAYNADFDGDQMAVHVPLSTEAQAEARFIMLSTNNILAPKDGRPITTPTQDMVLGSYYLTVESPGELGEGMIFKDFEEMLMAYQNGAVGLHAKVKVRKRLDENDKGKLVESTVGRFIFNEHLPQDLGFVDRTQDKYSLEIDMLVDKKMLGKIIDKCYRKHGNTITSIVLDHVKSTGFKFSTRGAITVSIEDIIVPDEKEVYISEAEELVDKYEKSYRRGLISDEERYERVIEVWNKTTERVTEALMNNLDSLNNIFIMAHSGARGSKNQIRQLAGMRGLMANASGRTVEQPIRSNFREGLTVLEFFTSTHGSRKGLADTALRTADSGYLTRRLVDVSQDVIVREEDCGTEEGLLTRAFKDGKEVIEELWDRIEGRYSFDDVINPNTGQLIVKAGELITEDIADTIIAAGIEEVKIRTVLGCKTRHGVCSKCYGRNLATGNSVNIGESVGVIAAQSIGEPGTQLTMRTFHTGGVAGADITQGLPRVEELFEARKPKGLAIISEIAGTISINEAKRRKEVIVTGEDGEATSYSIPYGSRLKVKEGDVIEAGDEITEGSVNPHDILSIKGIAGVQSYLVKEVQRVYRMQEVDINDKHIEVIVRQMLNKVKIEDSGDTDLLPGGLVNIFEFNEENERIESEGGKPAVGKRVLLGITKASLATESFLSAASFQETTRVLTEAAIKGKEDNLIGLKENVLIGKLIPAGTGMKKYKDIAISTETEEETENELNDIDVVDTINN, from the coding sequence TTGTTCGAACTTGATAATTTTGACTCAATAAGAATTAGTTTAGCATCTCCTGAAAAGATTAGACAATGGTCTAATGGAGAGGTAAAAAAACCAGAAACTATTAACTATAGGACATTAAAACCAGAGAAGGAAGGACTTTTCTGTGAAAAAATATTTGGTCCTACAAAAGACTGGGAGTGTCACTGCGGTAAGTACAAAAGAGTTAGATACAAAGGTGTAGTTTGTGATAGATGTGGAGTTGAAGTTACGAAAGCTAAAGTGAGAAGAGAAAGAATGGGGCATATAGAGCTAGCAGCCCCAGTCTCTCATATATGGTACTTTAAAGGAATACCAAGTAGAATGGGACTTATATTAGATATGTCTCCTAGAGCTTTAGAAAAAGTATTATACTTCGCGTCTTATATAGTTGTAGACACAGGAGATACACCTCTTTCAGAAAAACAACTTTTAAGTGAAAGAGAGTATAGAGAAGCTGTAGATAAGTATGGTAAAAAGTTTAAAGCTTCTATGGGAGCTGAAGCTGTAAAAGATCTTTTAGCAAAGATAGATTTAGATAGAGAAGCTAAAGAACTAAGATTGCAACTAAAAGATAGTTCAGGACAAAAGAAAATAAGAATAATAAGAAGACTTGAAGTTGTTGAAGCATTTAGACAGTCAAAGAATAGACCTGACTGGATGGTACTTGATGTTATTCCTGTTATACCACCAGATTTAAGACCTATGGTACAACTTGACGGAGGAAGATTTGCAACTTCAGATCTAAATGACTTATATAGAAGAGTTATAAATAGAAATAATAGATTAAAAAGGTTATTAGACTTAGGCGCACCAGATATTATAGTAAGAAATGAAAAAAGAATGCTTCAAGAAGCTGTTGATGCTCTTATAGATAATGGAAGAAGAGGTAGACCAGTTACTGGTCCAGGAAACAGACCTCTCAAATCATTATCTGATATGCTTAAAGGTAAACAAGGTAGATTTAGACAAAACTTACTAGGTAAAAGGGTTGACTACTCAGGACGTTCGGTTATAGTTGTTGGACCTGAGCTTAAGTTCTATCAATGTGGATTACCGAAAAAGATGGCTTTAGAGCTGTTCAAACCTTTTGTTATGAAGAGATTGGTTAATGAAGGGTACGCTCATAATATAAAGAGTGCTAAAAGAATGGTTGAAAAAGTTAAGCCAGTAGTTTGGGATGTGTTGGAGTCAGTAATAAAAGAACACCCAGTATTACTTAACCGTGCACCTACACTACACAGACTTGGAATTCAAGCATTTGAGCCTATATTGGTAGAAGGTAAGGCTATTAAGCTACATCCACTTGTATGTACTGCTTATAATGCTGACTTTGATGGGGATCAAATGGCTGTACACGTTCCATTATCAACAGAGGCACAAGCTGAAGCTAGGTTTATAATGCTTTCTACAAATAACATTCTAGCGCCAAAAGATGGTAGACCAATTACAACCCCTACTCAGGATATGGTATTAGGTAGTTATTATCTGACTGTTGAAAGTCCTGGGGAATTAGGTGAAGGTATGATTTTCAAGGATTTCGAAGAGATGTTGATGGCATATCAAAATGGGGCTGTAGGCTTACATGCAAAGGTTAAAGTAAGAAAAAGATTAGATGAAAATGATAAAGGAAAACTTGTTGAAAGTACTGTCGGTAGATTTATATTTAATGAACATTTACCACAAGACTTGGGATTTGTAGATAGAACTCAAGATAAGTATTCTTTAGAAATAGATATGTTAGTTGATAAGAAAATGTTAGGAAAAATAATTGATAAATGTTATAGAAAACATGGAAATACTATAACATCAATAGTTTTAGATCATGTAAAATCTACAGGATTTAAATTCTCTACTAGAGGAGCTATAACTGTTAGTATCGAAGATATCATAGTTCCAGATGAAAAAGAAGTATATATTTCAGAGGCTGAAGAATTAGTTGATAAATATGAAAAGTCATATAGAAGAGGATTAATTTCAGACGAGGAAAGATATGAAAGAGTAATCGAAGTATGGAATAAGACAACTGAAAGAGTAACTGAAGCACTTATGAATAATCTAGATAGTTTAAATAATATTTTCATAATGGCTCACTCAGGAGCAAGGGGTAGTAAAAATCAGATAAGACAGCTTGCTGGTATGAGGGGACTTATGGCAAATGCTTCAGGAAGAACAGTTGAACAGCCTATAAGATCTAACTTCAGGGAAGGTCTGACAGTTCTAGAGTTCTTTACTTCTACGCATGGTTCTAGAAAGGGACTAGCAGATACAGCACTAAGAACTGCCGATTCAGGTTATCTAACAAGAAGATTAGTAGACGTAAGTCAAGATGTTATAGTTAGAGAAGAAGACTGTGGGACAGAAGAAGGTCTATTAACCAGAGCCTTTAAGGATGGTAAAGAAGTAATAGAAGAGCTATGGGATAGAATAGAAGGTAGATATAGTTTTGATGACGTAATTAATCCTAATACTGGACAATTAATAGTTAAAGCTGGAGAATTGATAACAGAAGATATAGCAGATACAATTATTGCAGCAGGAATAGAAGAAGTTAAAATAAGAACTGTTTTAGGATGTAAAACAAGACATGGAGTATGTTCTAAGTGTTACGGTAGAAATCTTGCTACAGGTAATTCAGTAAATATCGGAGAATCTGTTGGTGTAATAGCAGCACAATCTATAGGAGAACCTGGTACACAGCTTACAATGCGTACATTCCATACTGGTGGGGTAGCTGGAGCTGATATTACTCAAGGTCTTCCAAGGGTTGAAGAATTATTTGAGGCTAGAAAACCAAAAGGACTAGCGATTATATCTGAAATTGCAGGTACAATTAGTATAAATGAAGCTAAAAGAAGAAAAGAAGTTATAGTAACTGGTGAAGATGGAGAGGCAACTAGTTATAGTATACCTTATGGATCAAGATTAAAAGTGAAAGAGGGAGATGTTATAGAAGCCGGAGATGAAATCACAGAAGGATCTGTAAACCCTCATGATATTTTAAGTATAAAAGGTATAGCCGGTGTTCAATCTTATCTTGTAAAAGAAGTTCAAAGAGTTTATAGAATGCAAGAGGTTGACATCAACGATAAGCATATTGAAGTTATAGTAAGACAAATGTTAAATAAAGTTAAGATAGAAGATTCAGGAGATACAGATTTATTACCAGGTGGACTAGTAAATATCTTTGAATTTAATGAAGAAAATGAACGTATAGAGTCCGAAGGTGGAAAACCAGCTGTAGGTAAAAGAGTGTTACTTGGTATAACAAAAGCTTCATTAGCTACTGAATCATTCTTATCAGCTGCTTCATTCCAAGAAACTACGAGGGTGTTGACGGAAGCAGCGATAAAAGGTAAAGAAGACAACTTAATAGGATTGAAAGAGAATGTTCTTATAGGTAAACTTATACCTGCAGGTACAGGAATGAAAAAGTACAAGGATATAGCTATAAGTACAGAGACAGAAGAGGAAACAGAAAATGAGTTAAATGATATAGATGTTGTTGACACTATAAACAACTGA